A region of Triticum aestivum cultivar Chinese Spring unplaced genomic scaffold, IWGSC CS RefSeq v2.1 scaffold38880, whole genome shotgun sequence DNA encodes the following proteins:
- the LOC123172582 gene encoding cysteine-rich receptor-like protein kinase 6, with the protein MMCMRRHVHVVAFALAVAGVLTTLAADKPVVVCGTAGNYTANSAYQGNLRLVAAGLPTNISTSPGLFATAENGAEPDRAYAVGICRGDQDASACQACIAPTFKDAQDLCPYNRGATIFYDTCLLSFSDRDLLLSPTNSNDEVMRLYNAGNITSDVVSQFNAAVYKLLDAMVEYVETIDSVRRFATGTIGFDATYPIIYSMVWCTPDLTHGQCRACLSATVAQMPYTFIPNTQGATITGLRCSVRYEVHPFYKGVTMLQLTGTSPGKKSNETRKILSIVLPSVAALLVSIVACLCCWRRRTRSKKLLAYESHVEGIDSTESLIIDLPTIRIATDNFAEDHKLGEGGFGAVYKGSLPDGQDIAVKRLSRFSQQGIGELKNELVLISNLQHKNLVRLIGVCLQEDEKLLVYEYMPNKSLDTFLFDSEKRKELHWGRRLMIIDGIARGLQYLHEDSLLKIVHRDLKASNILLDANMNPKISDFGLAKLFGGDQSQDITNRVVGTYGYMAPEYALRGRYSIKSDIYSFGVLILEILTGRKNSDTYNSDQLIDLPSLVWEYWTMKSIMEMIDPYLRGDSSQEEILRCVHIGLSCVQEDPAERPTIWTINVMLDSNTIPSHPPSKPAFYVEMGANFVSEGINDSTPKSNAASLNELSITDPEPR; encoded by the exons ATGATGTGCATGCGCCGCCATGTGCATGTCGTCGCCTTCGCCTTGGCGGTTGCCGGCGTGCTGACGACCCTCGCGGCCGATAAGCCGGTGGTGGTATGCGGCACAGCTGGTAACTACACGGCCAACAGCGCATATCAGGGCAATCTCCGGCTCGTCGCCGCGGGCCTACCCACCAACATCTCCACGTCCCCTGGCCTCTTCGCCACCGCCGAAAACGGCGCCGAGCCGGACAGGGCGTACGCCGTCGGGATATGCCGCGGCGACCAGGACGCCTCCGCCTGCCAAGCCTGCATCGCCCCCACCTTCAAGGACGCGCAGGACCTGTGCCCCTACAACAGGGGCGCCACCATCTTCTACGACACCTGCCTCCTCAGCTTCTCCGACCGAGACCTGCTCCTCTCGCCCACCAATTCCAACGACGAGGTGATGCGGCTCTACAATGCTGGGAACATCACCTCTGACGTCGTCAGCCAGTTCAACGCCGCCGTCTACAAGCTCCTCGACGCCATGGTCGAGTACGTGGAAACCATAGACTCGGTGAGGAGGTTCGCAACCGGGACCATCGGCTTCGACGCGACCTACCCCATTATCTACAGCATGGTGTGGTGCACGCCCGACCTGACGCATGGGCAGTGCCGTGCTTGCCTTAGCGCCACGGTTGCCCAGATGCCCTACACCTTCATCCCTAATACGCagggcgccaccatcactgggcTGCGATGCAGCGTGCGCTACGAGGTACACCCGTTCTACAAGGGCGTCACCATGCTGCAGCTGACGGGCACCTCGCCTG GTAAGAAGAGTAATGAAACCAGAAAAATTCTTTCAATCGTGCTACCTTCAGTGGCAGCTCTACTTGTAAGCATTGTGGCGTGTCTTTGTTGCTGGAGGAGGAGAACAAGAAGTAAAAAGTTACTGGCAT ATGAATCTCATGTGGAGGGCATTGATAGCACTGAATCACTTATTATTGATCTACCAACAATACGGATTGCCACAGATAACTTTGCCGAAGATCATAAGCTTGGTGAAGGAGGATTTGGTGCAGTTTACAAG GGCTCCCTTCCTGATGGTCAAGATATAGCTGTGAAACGCCTCTCTCGGTTTTCTCAACAAGGAATAGGGGAACTAAAAAATGAGCTAGTCTTAATTTCCAATCTGCAGCACAAAAACCTTGTGAGACTTATTGGTGTCTGCTTGCAAGAGGATGAGAAGCTTCTTGTCTACGAGTACATGCCAAACAAAAGTCTGGACACGTTTCTTTTTG ATTCCGAGAAACGCAAAGAGTTACATTGGGGGAGGAGACTCATGATAATAGATGGAATTGCTCGTGGATTGCAATATCTACATGAAGATTCTCTATTGAAGATAGTCCACCGGGATCTAAAGGCAAGTAACATTCTATTGGATGCAAACATGAATCCAAAAATTTCAGACTTTGGCTTGGCAAAGCTTTTTGGAGGGGATCAATCACAAGACATCACAAATCGAGTTGTTGGAACATA TGGATACATGGCACCAGAATACGCTCTACGGGGGCGGTATTCTATAAAATCAGACATATATAGCTTTGGTGTGTTGATTTTGGAGATACTCACCGGAAGGAAAAATAGTGACACCTACAATTCTGACCAACTTATTGATCTGCCAAGTCTG GTATGGGAATACTGGACAATGAAATCAATTATGGAGATGATTGACCCTTACTTGAGAGGCGATTCCTCGCAGGAAGAGATTTTGAGGTGCGTTCACATTGGACTATCATGCGTTCAGGAAGACCCTGCTGAGAGGCCAACTATATGGACGATCAATGTCATGCTGGATAGCAACACAATCCCGTCCCACCCACCATCCAAGCCAGCATTCTACGTAGAAATGGGTGCAAACTTTGTCTCAGAAGGTATCAATGATTCAACGCCCAAGTCGAACGCGGCGTCACTGAATGAGCTATCAATAACAGATCCAGAACCAAGATAA